From the genome of Cherax quadricarinatus isolate ZL_2023a chromosome 54, ASM3850222v1, whole genome shotgun sequence, one region includes:
- the LOC128699071 gene encoding uncharacterized protein — protein MNETVKRLVEAGLVFGVQKDQDDLRYSRITLQDGQLYLHTLLRQPPPSHAHTLKVSEVLEALDHSSTLVFLDLAWPGSLAWPGSLAGPAATRHRLHIQLTGDTMRARQFVLLCTGQHSGSSYLNTKLFKLWNKDEPGEYVRGGDYQYNNGRGGAALFSHQDDHHYQKSSSAGAVWSARWWGSLQSAQFCITTRDLTDGRQWYGVFGKVVKGLEVVKAAVNHSDITEVTVVDSGVVLTL, from the exons ATGAATGAGACTGTCAAGAGGCTGGTGGAGGCTGGCCTGGTGTTTGGTGTCCAGAAAGACCAAGATGACCTCCGCTACTCCAGGATAACTTTGCAAGATGGTCAACTGTATCTCCACACTCTTCTCCGCCAGCCTCCACCCTCCCATGCCCACACCCTCAAG GTGAGCGAAGTGTTGGAGGCGCTGGATCACTCATCCACTCTGGTATTTCTTGACCTGGCCTGGCCTGGGTCACTGGCCTGGCCTGGATCACTGGCCGGGCCTGCAGCAACCAGACATCGACTCCACATCCAACTGACTGGTGACACTATGCGGGCCAGACAGTTTGTGTTGTTGTGTACTGGACAACACTCAGGCTCCTCCTACCTCAACACTAAATTGTTCAAGTTGTGGAACAAGGATGAGCCAGGGGAGTATGTGAGGGGTGGAGACTACCAGTATAATAATGGTAGGGGAGGAGCAGCACTGTTCTCTCACCAGGATGATCACCACTACCAGAAGTCAAGCAGTGCTGGTGCTGTGTGGTCAGCACGGTGGTGGGGAAGTCTCCAGAGTGCCCAGTTCTGCATCACCACCAGGGACTTGACAGATGGTCGCCAGTGGTACGGTGTCTTCGGTAAAGTGGTGAAGGGTCTGGAAGTGGTGAAAGCAGCAGTCAACCACAGCGACATCACCGAGGTGACTGTGGTGgactctggtgttgtgttgacactctag